The following nucleotide sequence is from Scleropages formosus chromosome 4, fSclFor1.1, whole genome shotgun sequence.
GCTGCACCCTGCCACAGCCCACATCTGATTTTCCATTTCCAGTGCAGCATCCAGCCACCTTCCACCAGCTGATTTTGTACATTCACTTCttgctatttttcttttaccccccctttgtttttttttttgtttttttttttaaacccattatGTTCTGTTTGCTCCCAAATCAAAAGTGATCATTGATTCTTTACTGAAAGTTCCCTTTGTTTCGTTCCTTATTGATCGTTCTCTACTGGTATGTGCACAAGAATACATGCAAAAAACTGCGCCGCATGCCTGTTCCACATGCATGTTccttttgcctttttatttactctttatttgAGCAGTTTCCTGCTATTTTCtcattccatatttttttttgtcccccatttttgtgtgtgtgtgtgtgtgtgtgtgtgtgtgtgtgttttgccccACCTCCCCCTCCTGGTTCATCCTGCTTCCACCCGTCCGCCTCGAGCAGATCAGACTGCAGTTATGGGACACAGCGGGACAGGAGCGCTTCCGCAGCCTCATTCCCAGCTACATCCGTGACTCTGCTGCTGCCGTCGTTGTGTACGACATCACAAGTAGGTTTCCAGCCAGTGCCCTCTCATTTTCTCCCCCCTCTCATTATTGCGTCTTTCTTCCTCATTCCCCACCCCCCTTTACCTTCTCTGTGCTCCACGCCTTCTGTGGCTCACCTGTGTGGTCAGGTGCGCCTGCAGCTGTGGGACACGGCAGGACAGGAGCGCTTCCGGAGTCTTATCCCTAGCTACATACGGGATTCCACTGTGGCGGTGGTTGTCTATGACATCACAAGTGAGTGACGGTTATTTGAGACATCACAACTGTGTTGCGCTCATTGTCGGACGAAAGTGATGGCAGTTTATTTATAAAGGAAAACTAAGCAAAATTCTTGTGGTCTAGTATGGCAAGTGTGGTGGCTGTTTTTTCTAGTCatctttttaatttcagtatgtatcctgatggaggaggaggaaacctAAGATTTCTGTTGCCATCAGACTctgcataaaaaatatatacagacaccccttgactAATACAAATATatcgttcttcaaccccttaagtcaaaatttacatatgtcggattcccccctcctcccccaccattcagcataattaataatttttccatctcggttattgcaccttgacgtttctttgtttttcatgctagctgtttctttcacgtgctcctttatacgtgcagcgtgcttcactatcgtattcagtCGATttggctaaacctggttcccatgctatagacgataatctttgtctaccgtcatacttccttattattttgaatttcatctccaaatcgattgttGTACAGTTGCAAgatggttcttgttttccttacatttagtgatttagcagattcttttctccaaagcaatgtacatctcatagaaaatacagtttatgcattacattagcaggaagagacagatagatgcagacgtgtaaTTCTGAAGTGCAGTTTTGTTTCTTACCACTATATGAATCTGTGCATCACACGAGTGGCTGTATAAAACTATCCGAATGTTGACGATTGCTTCctagtattttgtgtgtgtgtgtgtgtgtgtatattatatataaaatatatatttttaacaaattattcCAAATAAAGACTGGAGTAAGGATCGTAGCTTGAAATATCTAGCTCTATATTCTGAGGATGTAGCAGAGAGACCTGCCAGTATGGAGCTTGTGAACATGGTTCCTTTGTGCAACTGGTGGATCCTGCCAGCCTCAGCATGAACAGCTTTACAACAGtcttacagtatttttactgaaggCCACTTCCCTGGAGTCAACCTACCAGCATACCTGGGAAAACTTGAGCTTTTTGGTCTTTGGAGTATGTCTCACACCTTTTCTCTACCATTTCACCTTACTTCAGGATGAAAAGGCTGTCTTCATGCTcattgtgtgcgtgcgtgcgtgccaaAAAGTCTGTGTACAGGCATGCATTCTTCTGTCTATATGcccatttcagtgtgtgtgagacattttTACACCTTGTAAATTCAGCTGGACTAAGAACATTTTATCTCTTGTCCATCTCTGTCAGACGTTAACTCCTTCCAGCAAACCACAAAATGGATTGACGATGTTCGAACGGAGAGAGGAAGTGATGTTATCATCATGCTGGTGGGAAACAAGACAGACCTCGCAGACAAAAGGTACATGTGCCCTTTATGCAAGACTGTTTCCTTTGATAAATTCTGACAAAAACTGACAGTTTGCCGAGAAGTAGATGTCCTCTTCTACCCTCCCTAACTGAATCACGCTTTGGAAAATCTGTACTGAGAAGTGCTTTTACCAGACTGCAgataaaaatgtacaacacCAACTGTGCTGTCACTTTGGTAGAGCTACATTTAACATGTGAAAACCAAATTAGTGATGGGCTTCCTGTTTCTGTAGCCCCCCATTAATTCTTCTCTGCTGCAGGCAAGTATCCATCGAGGAAGGCGAGAAGAAGGCCAAAGAGCTGAATGTAATGTTTATTGAAACTAGTGCTAAAGCAGGATACAATGTCAAACAGGTGAGTGTGATGAAAATGCAcgcctttctgcagttctgtcTGCTGCTGCCGCCATCACCACTATGGACCTTCAGGGATGACGCAAAATAAAAGCCAGCTTGGCCGTCACTGAAAAGACCACCTTGTTCAATTTTGGTTGTTGCTACCTCATCCAGATACAAATAGCATGGTTTGGCCAAATATACTTTAAACAGTATTCTAATTTGTTATGGCACTAGTTCTTAAATGAGCTGGTGCGCAGTAGCTCCTGCACAGGCCATGGTTTTATAACATGAGTTAAAAATGTCCGTCCACCTTTTTGATTGGCTTCTAGCAGGCTATTGTTAAAGAGCAAATAAACACTTGCGTCCTTCACACAGCTCTTTAAATAAGGAGGCGAAGATCGCGGAAGCTCAAGAATGGCAGAAGGTGTAGTGGCAGACAGAAATGGGGCGTGCGCAGTCCCTGCCCAAGATATTCACATTCTGttgtctgtctctctttgttgctattctgtgtgtgtgtgtgtgcgtgtgtgcatgtatgtctGTTGCCTTCTCAGACAGATCACCACTGAGGAAGGAGAACAGAGAGCGAGGGAACAGAATGTTCTCTTTATCGAAACAAGCGCAAAGACAGGCTACAGTGTGAAGCAGGTAGAGAGCCAGCCACACCCACAGTAGTGGGGAAGGGGAGGGTCAGTTCTGTCCACCAGCCCAACAGTGGGTTGTTCCTCCTTTCACAGCTTCTCATTcacaagtgtttgtgtgtgagtgtgagagagcaCACCTTGCACAGTATGTAGCAGTGGGGATGTAACATCCAAACTTTGATCCACCTGGTTTTGGTCCCAACACAAGCCCAGATACATAAGTTTTGACTTCAACACCAAGGCAGAGGAATGGCTGTtttgtgagtgtgcgtgttTCCCCCCCTTTAATGTCAACACAGGTGGTTCAAAATCTGGATTTTGTCCATTCTTGATTTGAGGTGATCTCTTCAGTGCttgcttctttatttttgttctttgttaaAGTGGTTAAATCTGAATGGTTCTCTGTTCTGGGGCTGGTGCAATGTTTTCTGGGTGTGTGATTTTAAAGGTCCTGAGGTGAAGTTGCTGctgaactgaaaatgtaaatatgaaccTGTGTGTTGGCAGTGTGCAATGGTTGTATTGCTACTCTATTACTTTACTGTGCTCCCACACTTTGCTGTGTTCTTTCACACAAATCCAGTAGCCTTGGCATTACCTGTCAACGCACAGCATAGCTTttgatttaatgtgaaaatgacaCCTTATGTAACGATGGGTGATTGTTATTGATTGGATAGAGAATTTTAAGGCAAGAGGTTTCTGTACTTTACTCCCTTTGTGGAACATTATTGTGGGG
It contains:
- the rab6a gene encoding ras-related protein Rab-6A isoform X3; this encodes MSAAGDFGNPLRKFKLVFLGEQSVGKTSLITRFMYDSFDNTYQATIGIDFLSKTMYLEDRTVRLQLWDTAGQERFRSLIPSYIRDSTVAVVVYDITNVNSFQQTTKWIDDVRTERGSDVIIMLVGNKTDLADKRQVSIEEGEKKAKELNVMFIETSAKAGYNVKQLFRRVAAALPGMESTQDKSREDMIDIKLEKPPEQPVSEGGCSC
- the rab6a gene encoding ras-related protein Rab-6A isoform X2, yielding MSAAGDFGNPLRKFKLVFLGEQSVGKTSLITRFMYDSFDNTYQATIGIDFLSKTMYLEDRTIRLQLWDTAGQERFRSLIPSYIRDSAAAVVVYDITNVNSFQQTTKWIDDVRTERGSDVIIMLVGNKTDLADKRQITTEEGEQRAREQNVLFIETSAKTGYSVKQLFRRVAAALPGMESTQDKSREDMIDIKLEKPPEQPVSEGGCSC
- the rab6a gene encoding ras-related protein Rab-6A isoform X7; the encoded protein is MSAAGDFGNPLRKFKLVFLGEQSVGKTSLITRFMYDSFDNTYQATIGIDFLSKTMYLEDRTIRLQLWDTAGQERFRSLIPSYIRDSAAAVVVYDITNVNSFQQTTKWIDDVRTERGSDVIIMLVGNKTDLADKRQVSIEEGEKKAKELNVMFIETSAKAGYNVKQTDHH
- the rab6a gene encoding ras-related protein Rab-6A isoform X6 encodes the protein MYDSFDNTYQATIGIDFLSKTMYLEDRTIRLQLWDTAGQERFRSLIPSYIRDSAAAVVVYDITNVNSFQQTTKWIDDVRTERGSDVIIMLVGNKTDLADKRQVSIEEGEKKAKELNVMFIETSAKAGYNVKQLFRRVAAALPGMESTQDKSREDMIDIKLEKPPEQPVSEGGCSC
- the rab6a gene encoding ras-related protein Rab-6A isoform X4, which translates into the protein MSAAGDFGNPLRKFKLVFLGEQSVGKTSLITRFMYDSFDNTYQATIGIDFLSKTMYLEDRTVRLQLWDTAGQERFRSLIPSYIRDSTVAVVVYDITNVNSFQQTTKWIDDVRTERGSDVIIMLVGNKTDLADKRQITTEEGEQRAREQNVLFIETSAKTGYSVKQLFRRVAAALPGMESTQDKSREDMIDIKLEKPPEQPVSEGGCSC
- the rab6a gene encoding ras-related protein Rab-6A isoform X1 — protein: MSAAGDFGNPLRKFKLVFLGEQSVGKTSLITRFMYDSFDNTYQATIGIDFLSKTMYLEDRTIRLQLWDTAGQERFRSLIPSYIRDSAAAVVVYDITNVNSFQQTTKWIDDVRTERGSDVIIMLVGNKTDLADKRQVSIEEGEKKAKELNVMFIETSAKAGYNVKQLFRRVAAALPGMESTQDKSREDMIDIKLEKPPEQPVSEGGCSC
- the rab6a gene encoding ras-related protein Rab-6A isoform X5 — its product is MSAAGDFGNPLRKFKLVFLGEQSVGKTSLITRFMYDSFDNTYQATIGIDFLSKTMYLEDRTIRLQLWDTAGQERFRSLIPSYIRDSAAAVVVYDITNVNSFQQTTKWIDDVRTERGSDVIIMLVGNKTDLADKRQVSIEEGEKKAKELNVMFIETSAKAGYNVKQVSVMKMHAFLQFCLLLPPSPLWTFRDDAK